GAGTCTCAAAATTCAGTTATAGTTTTCAAACTCACAAATATTCCTGTTACTCCTGTGAGTCCCTAAATACATATTCATGCTAGGTGCTAGAGGGAGGGCTTGCAGCATATGGAGGATCCCAAACTAGGACTCTCACTTGTGAATAATAACAAAGATCATCATTTTGCCAATGGTAAACAGCAGTTACACTCATTGCATCCCTGAGCTTCGGATTGCATGGTAACCTATCTGAGTCCAGTGACAAAGACATACTTGTACACAAGTTAAGTAGAGGGGGATTATTATTCATAGACAGGTAGTAAAGTACTGAACGAAGTCCTAGATCCATTATGTATTCTACATGTTGACTGAAGGTTCATAGGCCATGTCCTGGGGAGGTTAAAATGTCCTTGAGTATGACCCATTTGCACCAATGAAGAGGAACCATTAAAGGATTCCTGCTCTGGGTTATGAAACTCAGGGGCCAGGGGACATACTGGAGAATGATTTGAAGGGCATCCCACTTTTTTGGGAGAGTGTATGTAGTATTGGAAGTTGAAGAGATGGCTGGCAAAGGAGGAAAATAATGGAAAAAGGTTATGAAAAGAGAGAGACTAAATATGATGTAATATGTTATTGTCATATATCTAGAGAGAAATATTCATGGCCTTATTTGATCTGGGAATGCCAGAAAGGCCAGGAACCCTGTGTTTACTATGTCCTGTGAAAGTGTGTGAGACTCTACCTTTGTTGTCAAGAAAATCAGAATGACTGAGTTTGAAATGGGCAAAGGAAACAATTTTGCATTCACAGAGCAAAATCTTCAGTGCCATCCtccattttgttctatttttgcTTAACCATTGTGGTGATTCATGAAATCTTCAGTTAAAAATATCTGATTTTTCCATTGAAGTCTTTATTGTCTGCCTCAACTATCTAAGTTAGTGAAGATTAATAGGGTGGTTACATTTAATATCTTAGAGTTGCTTGGGACAGGTCTTACAGTGGATAATGATGCCAATTCTAGTAATAGAAAATCTATTGTTTAAAATCATTGTATCCTGCTCAAAGTGAGATCCAAGCTAGAGGAACCAGGAAGAATGATGGGCAGGGATCAGGAGTGTCCTAGATACACACAGGGTGGAAAGTCAGGATAAGTGGAgtataaaggaagaaaaacatttgGGACCTTGTAGAATGAGGTCTTGGGGGAATATCTTAGATAAGGAAGTTACAATAATCAGAGTTGCAACATTTATGAATATAATGTCGATTGTTGAAGTCGTAATTCAAATTCTTGCAGAATTTCTGACATACCATATATGATATCTCGAGGACATCCTCTGCAACGAGAAAGAACCAAAGATGTAAGGCAGTGATCTCAGTCTCCAAGGCAGACCATACCTGGCCTCAACCAGACAGGCTCATGGATGACTTTCCAACATCTCCTTCCTAGGAACACTGATGCAGAAATTTCTGGAAAGTTACAGAGTTGTCTTGCTAGCTTGTGCTCCCTGAAAACCCAAATCTATGCCCCTGTGTCATTCCTTCTCCTGCTAGAAAGTGAGAGAGACTGTGCTTTGATATCTTCAGAGTAAAAACCTGTTGGCTGTTTTTTTATCTGCTCCATACCTTTTGCCTGTCCCATCGGACTGTCCCCTCCATGCTCAGGGAACTTTGTGCTGCGCCTCGAGTCAGAGATGCAACTGCGCTGCAGCCCTTTCTGAAGCTGCCCAAACTTCCCATGACTTTGCCCAACCCTGCACCTTACTGGAGTAGATCTTCAGGCTCATGCATTTCTCATGCTTCTGTGCAAGGCAAATACCAAAACCTCTTCTGCAGTGGTCTGATGGTGTGCGGAGGTGGCATGTCACACACTTCAGTGATGTTGCTCCTGGAGAGAGCACAGAATTAGGCATGAGGGTAGGGacttggaatgtgtgtgtgtgtgtgggaacagCCAAGCTGGGTCAAGGAGCATTCTAAGGGTGGGTGGGCAGATGAAGAGCTGATGGTTGAGTGTTTAGAAAATGACAGTTGAAGTCGTTTGCCTTTAGTGATGGAAAATAAAAGGCCACTGGGCAACTGAAAGAGCTCTGGTCTCAGTTTCAGCCTTTACATTCTGGATAATTTTCTCTCACTGGTTTGGGGCTCACCTATTTGACTAAGCTGGTTGTCCAGTGAGCTTCagggctctgcctgtctctgcctgctttGCATTGAGATTAGGAGCACACACTACAACACCTGGGTTTATTTaggtgagttctggggatcaaactcaggtccttattcttgggcagcaagtactttaccaacagAGCTATCTTTCTAGCCTGTAATTTGTGTAAAGATTTGACCAGTACATGGTTTATTTCTCTAGCATAAAAATGGTCAGTGAGTAAGACCTTTCATATGTTCTGAAGAGTGAATAATTGAAATATAGTTTTAATAAGAAAACAAACCTTTTCCCAGAGACTGTAAAGcttctgtcaacagaacaaaacaacagcctacagactgaaaaaaaaaagtaaaaataaaaaaaagcttcaccaaccctgcatctaacagagggctaatattcagaacatataaagaactcaagaagttaaacaccaacaaaccaagtactccaactaaaaaaaatggattacagagctaaatagaggacttttcaacaaaggaatatcgaatggtagagaaacacttaaagaaatactcaacatccttagtcattagggaaatgcaaatcaaaactaccctgagattccatcttatacccatcagaatggctaagatcaaaaactcaagtgacaacacatgctggagaggatgtggagaaaggggaaccctcctccattgctggtgggaatgtaaaccttgCAACCAGTTTGAAGTTcagtctgtcactttctcagaaaattaggaatagtgctgcctcaagatccagctgtaccactcctgggcatatagccaaaagatgatcaaccgtacaacaaggacatttgctcaactatgtttatagaaactttagtcataatagccagaatctacaaacaacctagatgtccttcaactgagaaatggatactgaaattgtggtacacaattTACTTTgaatttatacagtggaatactattcagcaattaaatacaaggaaattatgaaatttgcaggcaaatggggggaactagaaaagatcatcctgagtgaggtatcccagaaggagaaagatacacctggtatatactcagttataagtagatattagccatataatataggataaacatactaaaatctatagtcctaaataatctaaacaacaagaaggaccatagggaagatgcttaatccttattcagaaggccAAACAAcatagacattgaaagtaggagaagacaggtaacaggacaggaaccttccatagaggacctctgaaagattgctcagcagggtatcaaagcagatgctgagattcacagccaatctttgagcagagtacagggaatcttagatagaaagaccagaaggggacaggaactctacaaggagaccaacagagccaaaaaatctgggcccaggggtgcctgcaaagactgatgcaccaaccaaacatgatgcatagagaggacctcaccccctgcccagatgtagcccatgggcagctcagtctccatgtgggttccctagtaaggggatcaagggcagtcactggcatgagtttggttgcctgctctttgatcagtcctccccaccccccgggtgaggtggccttactaggtcacagagaaagaggatccagacagtcctgatgagacttgataggctagggtcaaatagtaggagaggaggacctctcctattggtggactaggggagggacatatgggtggaagagcgagggagggagggacagggcagagatgagggagggggctacagccaggatacaaagtgaataaattgtaataataataatgatagtaatgataatggaaaaacaaacaaacaaacaaacaaacaaacaaaaaacaaacaaaactctttccAGAGGCTAGTCAGCTGACTTAGCAGGTTAAGTTTTCTTGCTATCAAATCTGACTGACTCCTGGACTCACATAGTGAAGAGAAATTACTTTTAAATGTTGTTGTCtgaccacatgtgtgctgtggcatgtacaatacacacacacacacacacacacacacacacacacacactgttaaaAAATTCTCTCACGGTGCTAAAACTAGAAAACATGTAGCATCTTTTAAGGCcatattgttttgctttgtacctGATTTAATACAACACAGTCTGATCTTGCAAATCTTGTAAGAAGGTTTTGTCTCCACCTGAACAGTGACTGGACCACTTTGGAAAACTCTGTCTAATTCCAGGGCATATAGAATAGGACTAAAACACATTGCAAAATTATCAAATGACTAGGTTTCTCAGCAACGCAGATTTGTGAATAGAATGAATGTCTAATGGGAAATCTTTCTAGGCATCTAGATCATGGGGGCTTGGCAGTGGCAGAAAGGATAACAAAATAAAGGCCTACACATCCAAAGGGCTGTGGCAGAGATCTGGATAAGACAGAGAAGACACAACAAAAGGCAGAGACAACATTTTGAAGGCgatctccctctcctctctcccaaaTATGGTCAAAGCTCAGCCCACACAGACATGATTTTTGCATGTGGAGATTCACTGCAGCTCCCTTGATCCTGCCACTGGAGCTCACTCCTCAGCCTCTGGGACTCACCCACAATGAGGCAGAAGAAGAAGAGCAGCAAGAAGTGTCTGTTCATTTGGCCCCAGATGTCTTGTGTGGAACAAAGCTAGGAAGGCCTGCAAGTATAGGTCTGCTGGGCTCCAGGGGGAGGCTTTCTCCTCCAGCAGAAGTTGGTGATTATTCATGCCTAAGGGGAGCTAGTCATAAAAGATCTATTTTGGGAGCTCAAGTTCATTGGCTGTGGTCTCCATAGTCTTGCAACTCAGAGCCTGAAGTTGACCAGGCagttctaggggaaaaaaaaaatctgaaaatgcaGATAATTTCTTGGCAATAAGCTGGAAATGTCTTTGAGCCTGTGGGCAGCCTTGTACTTGGTGAAGACCAGGTGTGTGTAGAAAGGTTTAAACCAAAATCTCTCTGATTCTGTCAGGGACAGGAGCTAGGGGTGACAGAAAGGGGAGGGTGCCTAGATTTTCCTTGTTGCTTGCCCTGTAAAAAGTACTTCTTTCCTGGAAACCATACTGAGTATATGACTGAATTTCAGAGGCATCAGGACTACTGAATAGAAACCGGAATGACCATCTCACCCAACCCCATTCTTCCATCCAGGAAAGCCTTGTTAACCCCAAGACAGTAAGGCTCATGGTATTCTCCTCCAAGGCACCTGAATTTTCCTTTCTGTAAGGAAATACCTCTTTGTAAAATTCACCCTGAGAATTTCATTCTTCAAATTTTTAATTCAAGAATGTGGAAGTCACAGGCAAGTCCCCAGGACTCAAGTCCAAAGAGCTAAGCCAACCCAAAAGTCAAGAAAACCACCCCCTTATtaccatatcaataaaagacaaTAATGACAATGGGTAATTGTTAACATGTTTCACCATGTTAACtacttttttttatcatattaattacagttgtcTTCTAGAATCAAGAAGAAATTGGCTTCAAGAACCTacacagaggggctggagagatggctcagagattaagagcactgtctgttcttccaaaggtcctgagttcaattcctggcaaccgcATGGTGCAGCAtcaccatctgtaatgagatctggtgccctctttggcatgcaggtgtacatgcaagcagagtactatataaataataaaaataaataaatcttaaaaaaaaagaacctccaCAGATACCCAAATCCATGATGTTCAAATGCAAACTCATGTAGTGCTTGCTTATAACTTATACAAATCCTTCTGTAGAGTTTAAATCATATTTAGGTTAGTTAGAGTACTTCATGATATAGTTCTTCTATTATAatgatataatataaaataaattctatATAAATAGTTATTGTTACTGAATTTGGAGACACAATCCATACACCAGCTTTGGCCACTCCTCTTCCAGAAGccactaaaaacaaataaactaatgtaaaaagtagaaaaatgagATTTATTCAATGTAGCCTTCTCAACATTGAGAAGAGGAACACAGAGGGCCAATGGTTCCTTCCTGTCCATGTTTGGAGTCCTAAAGTGAGATTAAAGTTTAAATGGAAGGCCAGGGATATATATGTCTAAGCGGTCCTTGCCAAGGTTTAGTCATACCTGATAGTGAGCCATTACTGTTTAGGCAGACAGTTCCTGAGAACTATGTAAAACCTCTTTCCTGGGAGACATGTTTTCCCTTTGATGTCATCAGGCTTCAGCCTTCTTATCAAGGGGAGGAGGATTCCAGTTTCTTGGAGTTAATTGTTTCAATAGTCTGATATGTCAGATTAAGGGGCAAAGTGTCCGTTTAGACTAGTATCATTTCTTCAGGCTGCTTACATCATGATGCATGGCTTCGGAATAGTGACaaggaaaactgattttttttttctttctgaaaacttTCAGTGTGTGGTTGGATGTGGAAGCTGTGGCTAGCAAGTGAAGGCTCTGATATCATTGTTACGATACTGTCATTCTTACCATATTTTCACAGAGGAGGAAACTAAGGCTTGGTGAGGTCCTTTGTCATTCCCAAGGTCACATACCTGGTGACTAACTGTACTAGTTCTTATAGGAAGTCTCTGTAATTCTAGAGTTCACACTTTTCACCACCACTGTTCAACACCTCACTGAGAGTTATTCATATATTCAGCATACAGACACTGCTGTATGTGAGGGAAGAACAATGGACAAGGAAGCCAAGCTCACCTATCCCATCTCCTTATGGGGAAGAGATAGgtcagagaaagagatagaaggaCACACAGTCTGTGACCAAGCTGGACCTTCAACCTAGAACTTCTGATTCTTGTCCTGGGTTCCGCCTCTTGGGAGTCTGTCCCAAGAGACCATTTACTTTTTGGGGGCTGTAATATAACCTTTCCACTTATGTCACCCCACAGTGTCATTCCAGAGCTATTAGGATCAGAGCCTGGCCCATGACACCTCTGACAAACTAGGCTCAACATTTCTATTAAAGAGAAAAAGTGACAGTATAAGCAGAGATTTATGTGGCCACATTAGGAAGAGGGACAGGTAAAATGATCCACCCCCCTCCCCAGATTCATTTTCAGGGTTCTGAAATGAGGTTTGGGTTTAAACAAAGGTAAGAGGTGTGTACAATGAAATAGTCTTGGTCAAAGAATCACTCTGCTCCTCATTGATCTGACTCCATTCTGGCCTGTTGTGTTGATGGGTTTCTATGAAAGATAACTCAGCCACAGGTTCCCATAAGGCCAACCTCAGCATTCTGTCTCCTAAGTCAATCAGCTGATGGTGTCTTGCCTGGAAATACCAGATGAATTTTATACTaaacttatatttatttttatattgaattTATATTTGATTGTTACAAATATTCCTTAAAAGATATGAGTGTTCTGAGCATAGTGATATACATATCATAGTCCCAGGACTGCGGAAGaaggaaaagatagaaaaaacctgtagccatcctgagctacacatCAAACCCCCACCATTTCTAGAAAATTCAGGTCTAGGGATGAAGCTCAAGGAAATAGTACTTTCCTAGATGTGCAAAGGCCCAAAATTGATCCTCatcacagagataaaaataagaaagatggatggatggaaggagggaagaa
This is a stretch of genomic DNA from Meriones unguiculatus strain TT.TT164.6M chromosome 1, Bangor_MerUng_6.1, whole genome shotgun sequence. It encodes these proteins:
- the Pate3 gene encoding prostate and testis expressed protein 3; the encoded protein is MNRHFLLLFFFCLIVGATSLKCVTCHLRTPSDHCRRGFGICLAQKHEKCMSLKIYSKDVLEISYMVCQKFCKNLNYDFNNRHYIHKCCNSDYCNFLI